Proteins from a genomic interval of Crassostrea angulata isolate pt1a10 chromosome 7, ASM2561291v2, whole genome shotgun sequence:
- the LOC128156412 gene encoding Golgi reassembly-stacking protein 2-like isoform X1 codes for MGGSWSSEEVPGGGTEGYHVLRVQDGSPGHKAGLEAFFDFIVAIGNTRLNQDNDTLKDLLKANIEKPVKMAVYSSKTQTVREVTIIPSHNWGGQGLLGVSIRFCSFEGANENVWHVLELQPNSPADLAGLKSETDYIIGADSVLHESEDLFTLIENHEGKPLRLYVYNTETDSCREVTITPNGAWGGEGSLGCGIGYGYLHRIPKRQFPSSKSSAVPSAPAPASVDGFAERRGYAATLPPYGQSPYKQQLRADLNQFQEVPLSSAGGISQGMANMSINTGTPTIPVIPQTDKLPAAQPPLVLPNFSMGAPTGIPPPSTLPAGIGNLPSLTSIPPLTGMPPGMVLPNTTGTTLPNFPNFPMPTNISLPTSMPLPNFPMSTQTFVSPPAGGIPTSAPLGVPPQVTPTPVSLSTPVSSDTSNLTNVSSAGTPQGETASPEPVAASS; via the exons ATGGGTGGTTCTTGGAGTTCAGAGGAAGTGCCAGGTGGTGGAACCGAAGGGTATCACGTTCTACGG GTGCAAGATGGATCCCCAGGTCATAAAGCTGGTCTAGAAGCCTTTTTTGACTTCATTGTTGCTATTGGAAACACAAGACTG AATCAAGACAATGACACTTTGAAAGACTTGCTGAAGGCAAACATCGAGAAGCCTGTTAAAATGGCTGTGTATAGCAGTAAAACCCAGACAGTGAGGGAGGTCACCATCATCCCCAGCCACAACTGGGGAGGTCAAGGACTTCTAGGGGTCAGCATCAG GTTTTGTTCATTTGAAGGTGCAAATGAAAATGTCTGGCATGTTTTG GAGTTGCAGCCTAACTCACCTGCAGATTTAGCTGGTCTGAAATCGGAGACTGATTATATTATTGGAGCTGACTCTGTACTGCATGAA TCAGAAGATCTGTTTACATTAATTGAGAATCACGAGGGTAAGCCGTTAAGGTTATACGTGTACAACACAGAGACCGATTCCTGTAGAGAGGTCACGATAACACCTAATGGAGCCTGGGGTGGTGAAGGAAG CTTAGGCTGTGGTATTGGCTATGGGTATCTACACCGTATTCCAAAACGCCAGTTTCCCTCATCCAAGTCCAGTGCTGTGCCCTCTGCTCCAGCGCCAGCATCGGTTGATGGATTTGCAGAG AGAAGGGGTTATGCAGCCACCTTGCCACCTTATGGGCAAAGCCCATACAAACAGCAGCTAAGGGCCGACCTGAACCAATTTCAGGAG GTTCCCCTTAGCAGTGCTGGTGGAATCTCTCAAGGCATGGCAAACATGTCCATCAATACTG GCACACCAACCATTCCAGTGATCCCACAGACAGACAAACTACCTGCAGCACAACCGCCATTGGTTTTACCCAATTTCTCAATGGGAGCACCTACAG GTATCCCCCCTCCTTCCACATTACCGGCTGGTATCGGGAATCTCCCCTCACTAACTTCTATTCCCCCTTTGACAGGGATGCCACCAGGAATGGTTCTTCCAA atacaACTGGAACAACATTACCGAATTTCCCCAATTTCCCAATGCCAACAAACATCTCCTTACCAACATCAATGCCCCTCCCCAACTTTCCCATGTCCACACAAACTTTTGTGAGCCCCCCAGCTGGTGGGATTCCTACTTCCGCACCCCTTGGGGTTCCCCCACAGGTGACCCCTACCCCTGTTTCGTTGTCTACACCAGTTTCTAGTGACACTTCGAACCTTACAAATGTGAGCAGTGCGGGGACCCCCCAGGGCGAGACTGCTTCACCCGAACCAGTGGCAGCTTCCTCATAG
- the LOC128156412 gene encoding Golgi reassembly-stacking protein 2-like isoform X2, translating into MGGSWSSEEVPGGGTEGYHVLRVQDGSPGHKAGLEAFFDFIVAIGNTRLNQDNDTLKDLLKANIEKPVKMAVYSSKTQTVREVTIIPSHNWGGQGLLGVSIRFCSFEGANENVWHVLELQPNSPADLAGLKSETDYIIGADSVLHESEDLFTLIENHEGKPLRLYVYNTETDSCREVTITPNGAWGGEGSLGCGIGYGYLHRIPKRQFPSSKSSAVPSAPAPASVDGFAEVPLSSAGGISQGMANMSINTGTPTIPVIPQTDKLPAAQPPLVLPNFSMGAPTGIPPPSTLPAGIGNLPSLTSIPPLTGMPPGMVLPNTTGTTLPNFPNFPMPTNISLPTSMPLPNFPMSTQTFVSPPAGGIPTSAPLGVPPQVTPTPVSLSTPVSSDTSNLTNVSSAGTPQGETASPEPVAASS; encoded by the exons ATGGGTGGTTCTTGGAGTTCAGAGGAAGTGCCAGGTGGTGGAACCGAAGGGTATCACGTTCTACGG GTGCAAGATGGATCCCCAGGTCATAAAGCTGGTCTAGAAGCCTTTTTTGACTTCATTGTTGCTATTGGAAACACAAGACTG AATCAAGACAATGACACTTTGAAAGACTTGCTGAAGGCAAACATCGAGAAGCCTGTTAAAATGGCTGTGTATAGCAGTAAAACCCAGACAGTGAGGGAGGTCACCATCATCCCCAGCCACAACTGGGGAGGTCAAGGACTTCTAGGGGTCAGCATCAG GTTTTGTTCATTTGAAGGTGCAAATGAAAATGTCTGGCATGTTTTG GAGTTGCAGCCTAACTCACCTGCAGATTTAGCTGGTCTGAAATCGGAGACTGATTATATTATTGGAGCTGACTCTGTACTGCATGAA TCAGAAGATCTGTTTACATTAATTGAGAATCACGAGGGTAAGCCGTTAAGGTTATACGTGTACAACACAGAGACCGATTCCTGTAGAGAGGTCACGATAACACCTAATGGAGCCTGGGGTGGTGAAGGAAG CTTAGGCTGTGGTATTGGCTATGGGTATCTACACCGTATTCCAAAACGCCAGTTTCCCTCATCCAAGTCCAGTGCTGTGCCCTCTGCTCCAGCGCCAGCATCGGTTGATGGATTTGCAGAG GTTCCCCTTAGCAGTGCTGGTGGAATCTCTCAAGGCATGGCAAACATGTCCATCAATACTG GCACACCAACCATTCCAGTGATCCCACAGACAGACAAACTACCTGCAGCACAACCGCCATTGGTTTTACCCAATTTCTCAATGGGAGCACCTACAG GTATCCCCCCTCCTTCCACATTACCGGCTGGTATCGGGAATCTCCCCTCACTAACTTCTATTCCCCCTTTGACAGGGATGCCACCAGGAATGGTTCTTCCAA atacaACTGGAACAACATTACCGAATTTCCCCAATTTCCCAATGCCAACAAACATCTCCTTACCAACATCAATGCCCCTCCCCAACTTTCCCATGTCCACACAAACTTTTGTGAGCCCCCCAGCTGGTGGGATTCCTACTTCCGCACCCCTTGGGGTTCCCCCACAGGTGACCCCTACCCCTGTTTCGTTGTCTACACCAGTTTCTAGTGACACTTCGAACCTTACAAATGTGAGCAGTGCGGGGACCCCCCAGGGCGAGACTGCTTCACCCGAACCAGTGGCAGCTTCCTCATAG
- the LOC128156413 gene encoding centromere protein S-like, producing the protein MTDNAFDIDDEQLEIRQKLKAALYYTTLKISNELAEAKEVTLSRQVVASIAETTWGQCQQFAEDLEMFAKHAKRSTINADDVKLLTRRSQKLHNFISQKHEAYLEEKQETKKAKKPRSKKSVSATVSTGLDMEEDSNMD; encoded by the exons ATGACTGATAATGCTTTTGATATCGACGATGAACAACTTGAGATTAGACAA AAATTAAAGGCAGCATTATACTACACCACATTGAAGATCAGCAATGAGCTGGCTGAAGCAAAGGAGGTCACCCTCAGTAGGCAGGTAGTGGCCAGTATAGCGGAAACAACATGGGGCCAGTGTCAGCAGTTTGCCGAGGACCTTGAAATGTTTGCCAA ACATGCCAAAAGAAGTACCATAAATGCAGATGATGTGAAACTACTCACAAGAAGATCACAGAAATTG CATAACTTCATAAGCCAGAAACATGAAGCTTATTTGGAGGAAAAACAGGAAACAAAGAAGGCCAAAAAGCCCAGGAGCAAGAAATCTGTCTCTGCTACTGTGTCCACAGGACTAGATATGGAGGAAGATTCTAACATGGACTAG
- the LOC128157375 gene encoding uridine phosphorylase 1-like, producing the protein MESEPDSTGNRNGLVIPKNHRKLHLLKVDHLYHLALDTEKDDLEKMFGDVRFVCFGGQPSRMEKFSALVARELNIDDHEMDGDRPKNYAAGTDRYSIHKVGPVLSVSHGIGIPSLSVVFNEIIKLVHYAKCKDVEFFRIGTCGGLGLEPGTVVVTEKAVDGEMNPYYKLAVLGKPVQRLAKVDQTLLESLLRCSEPDDDFKTVKGTTFCSDDFYEGQARLDGAFCEYEEEDKMKFLQELRNKGVCNIEMESLGFLAMCHYAGVKGAVACVTLLDRLQQDTLSCDVSMLKRWQVRPQNVVLRHIKKKLHITNGRS; encoded by the exons ATGGAGTCTGAACCAGATAGCACTGGAAATCGCAATGG gCTAGTTATTCCAAAGAATCACAGGAAACTGCATTTACTAAAAGTTGACCACTTATATCACCTCGCCTTGGATACTGAAAAAGATGATCTCGAAAAAATGTTCGGTGATGTTCGATTCGTGTGTTTTGGCGGACAACCGTCCAGGATGGAAAAATTTTCCGCTCTCGTTGCCAGAGAATTGAACATCGATGATCACGAGATGGACGGTGACAGACCAAAGAACTATGCGGCAGGGACGGACCGTTATTCCATTCATAAAGTGGGACCAGTTCTATCAGTTAGC CATGGTATCGGAATTCCCTCGCTGTCTGTTGTGTTCAACGAGATTATCAAATTGGTTCATTATGCCAAATGTAAAGATGTCGAGTTCTTCAGGATCGGAACATGCGGCGGGTTAG GTTTGGAGCCGGGAACAGTGGTGGTTACAGAAAAAGCGGTGGACGGTGAAATGAACCCGTACTATAAACTG GCTGTGTTGGGTAAACCTGTACAACGGTTGGCGAAAGTGGACCAGACCTTGTTGGAATCGCTTTTGAGATGTTCAGAACCTGATGACGATTTCAAGACGGTCAAGGGAACAACGTTCTGTTCAGACGATTTCTACGAAG GCCAAGCAAGGTTAGATGGCGCCTTTTGCGAGTATGAGGAAGAGGACAAGATGAAATTTCTTCAGGAGCTTCGGAACAAAGGCGTCTGTAATATAGAAATGGAATCGCTTGGTTTCTTAGCCATGTGTCACTATGCGGGAGTCAAag GCGCGGTCGCGTGTGTGACATTACTGGACAGGTTACAACAAGACACGTTGTCATGTGATGTAAGTATGTTGAAGAGA